In Porites lutea chromosome 1, jaPorLute2.1, whole genome shotgun sequence, a single genomic region encodes these proteins:
- the LOC140942494 gene encoding uncharacterized protein, whose protein sequence is MHFQPPTLQRRFVGHVIRTLSNYCSSSPCPSGYRCQTGFTDKRYRCKENWKKINEDPVCFGAAGDTYGTFTINISGLTNTFKLVYRNGSVNCTFSHESEPTHWGCKHAVYGDKQLATVLTYTNRSALLLADYLRNTRNCGFRYYTNHLEGTDVNSPELVFNHLLPPLKVSLGQTFQIWYAEDLVDCSEFDNSGQTCVDVYAWYI, encoded by the exons ATGCACTTCCAGCCTCCAACATTACAACGCAGATTTGTTGGTCATGTGATTAGGACATTATCG AATTATTGCTCAAGCAGCCCATGTCCCTCAGGGTACAGATGTCAAACAGGATTTACTGATAAAAGATACCGATGTAAAG aaaactggaaaaagatCAATGAAGACCCAGTTTGCTTCGGAGCTGCTGGTGACACTTACGGAACATTCACGATCAACATAAGCGGCCTCACCAACACATTCAAATTGGTCTATAGGAATGGTTCTGTAAATTGTACCTTCTCGCATGAGTCCGAACCAACCCATTGGGGTTGCAAGCACGCAGTGTATGGGGACAAGCAATTGGCCACTGTTCTGACGTATACAAACAGGTCTGCCCTTCTGCTGGCTGACTATTTGAGAAATACACGGAATTGTGGCTTCAGATATTACACGAATCATCTGGAAGGAACTGATGTTAACTCCCCAGAATTAGTGTTTAACCATCTGCTGCCTCCACTGAAAGTCTCACTTGGTCAAACGTTCCAAATTTGGTACGCGGAAGATTTGGTCGATTGTTCCGAGTTTGATAACAGTGGCCAGACATGTGTCGATGTTTACGCTTGGTATATTTAA